The Aedes aegypti strain LVP_AGWG chromosome 1, AaegL5.0 Primary Assembly, whole genome shotgun sequence sequence gactcaacttgaagatttgatatcggaaaatgacgatttagatggaactgaaaaactgtgcaaagtttcagatatttttgaaatggtcgatcagaatcgacttgcatgcctccgtggaatccctcagaactcaattttgcgttcaatcaatttaaaattgagtcattttttctaaaggaattaaaGGCAAACTACCTTGGAACTCTAGccaaaatagggtcctaaagccctgtcccaattttagtgccaaacgcttaagtttaggtcaaacacatatgtttactcaattttctaatgttttccgatggtttaagtccaaaaaacatgttttatttttttttttctaaattttctcacactccttggtttaaactcaaattttgggtgtattttgttttccgtgtcccttccgaaatgtcagaaaggaacaaacccggtgttaaaaagttgaacccctgtggtatttttgtcgactaagcgaacgtcaaacatgatcttaagtgtcaaggttcatttattgatccaatttttaaatctaagttttaatatgatatatccgttatttgagcggaaaaaaatgctaaagtagttgcagtaacatgcactttcgtgttattaaatgaaaacaagatttcattaaacattttaggagcCTATTGAGTGATTGAACTCACTAACAGAATTGAGTATGAACAatccaaaattgatttcattccCGTCCCTTATATGGGGAGTGGGCGATGCAATCAGCATCAATCGTATTGAAAGCGTCGTAGTACAGTGAAAAAAGTGTCGTGGAtcgtgttagtagtgtttgcaCATTTGATAGGAGCATTTGTTCGACGTACAATGTGACTATCGAAAAATTAGGCGAATCCGTTTAGGCATGGATCACATTACCAACCAAAGATGACTCCAAGATccaccttatcccactaatgCAGTGATCCTCAGCATAGCTGATTGTGCGGGGCTCAGACCATGCCGCGGGCCGCATCGataaaaagtatatttttaatgaatctCAATGCAATACGAAAATCCAAAGGTGAGAATCTCATCtgatgatgttcagatgtaacAAAACATGCTGACAAAGAGCCTAGTAAGTATTGAAGAGTTCAATTATtaggtttcaaaaaaataactggGATTTTCTGAACTtgaagaaacttcaaaatttatgcAGTTTGATCTCATACTTTTCATTTATATCCGGAAATAATTTTATATAATAATAATCAAGATTCAATTATGCGCTTAATATAAGCCTGAGGGTAATCTATGACACAATTGTGTTAAAATTTATTGTGAGGAGCGCTAAATTTATGTTTGAAGAACATCCATGACACAAAATTCAGTTTGATCTATGAGTAAAAACATCGGTatgatttggaagaatttccatGATTTGCGGACCCATGTTTTCTCGTCTGAGCTTGAAGTGCCAGCTCAATATAAGAAACACTcaaagaataaaaaaagaaatttattttaagaaggTCATTTTGATAGAACTTTTTTGCCGTCAACTTTAAGATCTGTCGCTGAATACACtaaaacaatgagaaaaatgagcTCATATTGCCGTTAAAGAGATTTTAAGGCTTCAGGGTTTTGAAATTCTAATTCTCCCTCTTCGGAGTTCTGAGCCTGAagaaaaagttattcaaatatACTTGAGAGCCTGGacaatttataagattttgtttcaatccaatttttttctcatacaGGAATGCAAAACACGATATAGGATTTTAATGCTAGTagtggaccccttagtagctgtaattcattctcgacgcttttcAGCAATGATATCACAGAtagatatacgttttgtggagtataacaacAACTTCAATAtatttacttcatagtacgcctatgaaacatacaaaataattcgatttttccagcgaaatatacattaggaaaactgttgtccgaatccctcccggggtccataataggaatgtttcACGTTTCTTATTATGAACCcttcatttgattcccatgtaatccagctcgctgccgacgtgcctattatggactcACCTGGAAATGCTTGTTATGGACCCTCTTgcgtggtttcatttacaaaactgttcaaatttatgtatttatgcgtctcaaaccaaatactttgtctgaaactgctgactGACAATGCTATCAAAGTTCCTCCGGTGGTTTTTCATAAGAATAAGGATACGTGttaaaaattaacactcaaaattttatgtttttctgtagggggtccataatacgcaaagggtccataactgCCATCGACTCCCTAATTGACTTACTGCCCTAAACTATCCAGTAAGCataaactcgtatacgataccGCATAAGAGTaggtacaaaaataaaggtaaaatacGTACATGTACCATGAAGGTGCAAGCAAAATTTACGTACATTGCctacatttttttacttttatatcCTATCATAAACAATTGTGTGTTTGTTGAGTGTGTCGTCATAACATCACATCGTGCGGGTCACATAACACGAACGTTCAGAATCAgctcgcgggccgcacaaaacctcTCTGGGGCTGCATGCGGCctgcgggccgcagtttggtgacaacTGCACTAATACAATattctttccatgacaactgtagaGATGCTGAGGTATACTTGGTCTCTAGTAAAAATATGTTGTCTAACACGTGGctggtgccgttattgacttctatCCGTTGAGCTCTCGATTGTGCACATTacgaatggtaagctaatcccattAAATATCTATGCAAGTTTGTTTGTTGTGGTTtatcacggagtagcatctaCAAAATGtaggtcatctatgcttatgctcaaGCTCATAAACCTATAGCCTTCTGGCACACATTGTTGGACGACTAAGGCGAAACCAATGGCCTTATCCACTGGCGTACTAAACtaactcggtcgaagaattttggcactagagcgggtccagatcacgaggggatcatacgggagtgtcacaattctcagaccgagtgaatttagtacaccagtggattaGGCCATACTTATGTGGTAGCAATCATTATCCCACTTACCTAGAGCAAAGCTTCAGCGCCGAGTAGTACACCGAGAATACGCTGACGAGGAAATGCAACGCCAGCGCCATCAGCAGTCCCGAACCTGCCGTCACTGCGACCCACACCGACTGTTGATCAAAGAAGAaatcaaaagaagaaaaagaaaccgACAGCAGAAACCACAGAAAAAATAGAAAGCAAAAGAGGACATCACGTCCCCCCCATTTGGATCAGTTGGTTGATCATCGGAAAACCGAATCTAACTCACCTCATCCTGCTGAGCCAGATTGGCATCGCGCACAGCACCGATCCCGGTCAGGGCCAGGCCGAGCGTGCTGGACGCGACGCAGATCAGGTTCACCGCCAGGAAGCCCGTCTTGGCCATTTTGACGTTCATTAGTCCCAGCGAGCCGGCTATCCCGGAAATGGCACCACACCAGAGGCCCGTTCCGGCCATGGCCAGGGAGGCGTTCCGTGCCAGCACCAAACCTCCGAGCGCCGCCAAAGTAACGCTGAATATCAGCTGTAGCACACCGAGGACCACCGTCGAGGGAAGGCTCTTCTTCTTCAAGTGTGGCGATCCTGGAGGGAACAGAAAACTGACTAATGAGGAGTTCCCACCATTATTGGGAGAATACTGATCAACGCCGGCAGGCTTGTTACCGGCAGCTGCTGCAGCCGCTGCTTTCTTCTGTTTGGCCGCCGCCGCAGCGGCCGCTTTCTTGTCCCCTTTGGagtctttcttcttcttctgtttgATGTTGGATTTGCTGGATTCTGTGAAGTTTGTGCTGGTTTCCGCTTTGGTGTCCTTTGTGCTGGTGTCGCTGGTAACTCGCATCATGCCGCTGCTGTCCGTCATCAGTGTTCTGTCCCCATCGGACATCGAAGTGCAGGTTGTGCCGAGTTTGTCGCAGCATTCTCCACTGCTGTCCGTTGTCGGCGTTAGGGGCGTGGCGTAAAAGTGTCCCGAGTCCGGATAGCCGTCATGCTTCGAAATGATCGAAATCTGCGAATCCGTCAGACTGTTCTTGGCGTGGCTCGAGTTGACGTTGTCGAATACGGCCCGCGTTGACGAGAGCAGCTGTTCCTGTTTTTCGTCGTCCATCGTGTCGGTCGAGTCGAGCCGATCGATGAGCGAAACGCTCGTGTTCAGCTCATCGATCTCCCGCCGTATCTCGAGCTCTAGCTTGTCCATGGTGCAGGGGCGCCGCACGGAAGACGGGGAAGTAGGGTGGAGGAAACGGTTGCTGCTATCGCCCGGTCATAGAGATGGCGCGGTGCTGGAGGGGAGAGAGGGAAGGGAAGAAGATTGTTTAAATCATGTGGTGTCATGCTTCATCTAGTAAATTTTTAAGAGATCGAAAATATGGATTCAATCAGTAGTTTTCCAGCaccatatttttaaattgtgtAAGGACAAAACACTTATAGAAGAGGGGTCTGATGCATGGGCGTAGACAAATATCTCAAAGCCGTTTTTTGCCagttttacaaaatatgaaactttTTGACACCTTGTTAATTTTTGTGACCAGTTAACTGATTGTACTAACTTTTCGAATGCGATGTAAATCCTTAACTCTCTATCACAGTGTGTGAAGTGGAGCTCGACCCAATTATTTTTTCGACAAATTTTAGGTATGTTGTATGTCCATCCAATGATAGTTGCAGAAATTATGAAGGTTTCCAAAGAACATTTCAACAACAACAGCTCGAAGATCTATTAACGGTTTtctagtttgggatggaaagcattttttttttgtttttgtgataataagaaaatatatgagttttttttttttttcaaggcactccgtgctcgtggccactactgtgccggaatcagttgatctgtagcttcttctttaccgatacagatctattttcaacttatctatggtctaatccaccggtgtactaaatttgctcggtctgagaattgtgacacttgagcggggcacgctcccgtatggccgccacgtgatctggacccgctctagtgtcaaaattcttcgaccgagctggtttagtacaccagtggataagaccatatttacatcttactttcactctctcctactcttttactctcacaccgagcaggtaggagagaactctgctgttagtgaggctagctgcctgcgaagagggtcagtttgtctcagtcaccatctgatactgacggaggatggatgtgctccccaaagcacggtcctccgtgaggcgtcttctggtggctggacgggttttttgtggaggggctgggaatcgaaaccatgtccttccgcttatgaagggaaagcgtaacctcaaggctacagacccccctaaaaTATATGAGTTAGTGAGAGAAAAAGTGGATGAGTAAGTGAGAAAGTTTATAAGATTTAATAAATTCCAATACCGACTCTTCCAGcagcaggcttgacagaaactcatatGCGAATTCAATGTTAttctgcggagtaaatattAAAATCAGAATTCAGGACACAAATCTCCACACTATCTGACATTTCTTTAGACTTggttttcaaaatcatgtatttagtaccgtaatccggggtaacattgatcagtttttgagatatttctttttcatttgaaaatgcaaatgtcgcatgttttatatttttaaaacaagtactggcacccagcGCTCGTGACTATATGCCGTAtttgaagaccaaactcttacaagtcatttactttttgagttatttcaaaaataaaaacactttgaaccacggaatacgcctaaaggtaggcaatttcctaaggaaattctgcattcttaaCAGTAGTTCGTTAATGTAGCTTAATTGAAGaaacttatgaaaaatttgacaaCGCAATCATTTtcagcgatgtcatttttagtaacaatcaAATTTCCTTGATCATACTATTTACAGATCTCATGTGGGACAATCTTTGGTAGTGCCAttcataatgataaaaatcaataattaaaaaagttgacaaatttgggcctgaactaaacgcaatttttgcaaaaacctcaatttttgTTAGCTAATGAATGTAAGAAAGAGcagcaccattcatggtttgaaaatgttccatcaataaatgaagaTTCGAATTTTTTTCGAGAAGGGTCATACTGATCAATGttgccccgctgatcaatgttaccccggattacggtacatcgcaaattaagtttcaAATccgccaacatatttgccaatTGCACCGTAGAAGTAGTTATCCGGAATACGGAACGCGGTGTTCTTGCgttttattttttctgatatcaatgttagattttttttaaagaatttctatcgaaattaaTATAACCCTTGTCTTAAATTATACCAGGATATAAAGTACTCCAAAGTCTCATTAGATCTGTTTCCTGAAGAATTTCTCAGGAGATTCTTACGAAAATGCATCATAGAAGACATCCAAACGTAGTGcgaagaaaaaaatgtgttcttgaCACCACGGAAACTATTCATGCAATCATGAATGCCCATATTCATGATTTATTCATGATTCcaggaacaatttttttttctgtgtatgagAACATCTATGAATGTTCATTTAGGGTTTTCTTCTTGAGTCCTGTCGCTATTCCAGTGAAACATCTTCCAGATCTCTTATTTATCAAAAGTTAGttcaataatttcttcattGATAGCTTAaagagtgtatcgaaaagtagtcgcaaacattcaaaatagtctcaaaaatattgggttgaacctacaaacaatTATTTGATCAGAAATcctttacaatgtatttaaaaataatgatgcggtgatattgtttcaataaagtggcattttgtatgataattttgcaaattactaacagatgtcgatgaaaatcttgcacacctctgaaaaaattcatatgttaataaatgtgtcaaattttaagaaaaaattgtttctgtttacgctaatatattctgtgccacaatTCTATTGACATGtgtacaaaatattttgaaaaatacattaacaagcatttgagagtaaatacaaaaattgaaaaaagttgatttttaagtaccgtcaaacggggtaacttgcaacaggggtgaaacttgcaacacattgACATGTGATTGAATAGACGTTTTCTGTAGCATAGATTAGAATTATTTTAACTTGTTACACCTGTTATTGACCTTAGGTATAAAGCAGAATTATTTTGGCGATGAATTgagtattttttctattttggtCGGTTTGCTGAAGGTGGAAATCATATCACACATTTGATCGAATGAAAACAAGACTGAAAAACGTCCCCAGTACCACAAAAACGGTAGGATTATACAATTAGAGGTACTTGCTATATGTTACAGTATTTTATAATGTACAAAATGACTACAcccaagttttgaaaatttcatactgaaacactaaaaaaatgaaaacgtaTTTGACGACCcctgtggggtaacttgcaacagcaattttattCTCATTCGCACCATATTTCTTGCTGCTTGTCTTCAAAAACATATGAAAAAGCTAAATTTAACATTTATTTGTACAATTAGGTTCAAATTGAGGTATTTAAACCAATAAATTGCACGCTTGGTAATAacagaaaatttacaaaaaccgcatttttatttgaattatttattttttcttcgttgaaaatgtgattatttttatatACCAGTATCAAAGGAAACATACAGATCTGTCATTGTGACTTCCTGCAAGaaatcccgagcagaagaaaataactactgaataccaaattgaggtattccataccagataatttccaatacttacaacctgaatgaggtatgaatgagccctgcataagaggtaaaatacctcaaataataccttctgcatattctacaaataccaagccgATACTCAgttcaggtattgtaatacctaaataatacttgatggattttcatataaaagtgaattttttcaatactagttcaatacctccagcagtcctcaatagctgtcgaataccaaaatgaagtatttttaattgttttcaacattttttcaaataccattataataccaaaatgaggtattgataactgaacaatacctaattctggtatgataccaaaatatggtatgcataagttattggcgagttattctttcctcctcgggataTGATGATATCTATGCCAAAAGACCAACAGAGGTTATTTCAAGACATAGCGTCCCAAGGCATAGGTACTTTggttaaaaaatcgaaaaaaaaatgtaatgtattaccacagacaaacagacgtaacactgacgaaatttccatcgaccactcatttaacgatcatttcaaattcgttatGTTctaaatctcacaaccagaggcgcgcaaATCGTTtctcttcgtgtttgacgtttcacactaccgccatctgcaggtCTTATTGCACGAAACagtatttcgtgcaacatgctcaccagatgatgaggtgtgaactgggcgatggattttaacgaaatttgttctaagtgttacgtctgtttgtctgtggtattaccTTAAAACCATTGTTTTTGTAGAAGAAGTAGTTCGTAACTATTTGAATGGCTTTTAACTAGCCTCCAAGACTGTAATTTGCCAAAAAGTTTTACCTGTGAATACTCAATGCAATACCATTTGATTTTTCAATCGATTAGGTCAAATATTCATAATTAAAGCATCTTTAATTAGTTTTCAAAGAGTATGGTACCTTGGTTTTGCTTATTGTCATGTTTTTACTGTAGTAAATTATTGAATGAAAAGTACTTCTTAAGTTTTTGATGGTTAACTTTAAgtagcactgtgtgttgcatgttgcCCCACATCAGGGGGGGGGGTATATTTTTAGTGTTTCCTGATCCCATGATACCAAATTATAATAAAACAAATACAGCGTAGTATTCTTCAAGTGGCGATTAGGATACCAGCTTGTTTTTAGTTCACCTGAATCCATAATTTTTTCATCCCCATAACTtggaagttgaaaagtgttgcaagttaccccgtttgacggtacctcgttttttgattttttctttattcaCGTTTATGGTAATATCGAACTATTGTAacgaataaaaaattgttttttgattggaaaagtttctttgcatatttatgaagtagCGTAAGCAAAAAATTGTGCTCTATATAAttaccgctgtatatgacagagcttcaaaagttgattatgcaaaagtgactttctaaaaccgaccttattgcaataattgagctttcttagagcaataatttattttttttgaaatctgttttacgtgctgtgtgaagtaaacatattttccgatagaataagcttttcatcctattttgtttgatatacaattcattcaatacaaatcatcgaatcttcagaagacactttaaaaatgtaattttgtgcaagattttattttctatgctttataaacctcgttgtatttatattaagattgcatattattcaatatttttttagttgcttcaatatttgatgacatgatgaagatttccgtgaaaaaagcttttaaaaagatgaactttgctctgagatataccgttctgaatgtttgcgactacttttcgatacactcctcaAGGAAGTCCTCCACTGCTCACAAGCTTCTCTTGAGATTCTTTTAAGCATACTTCCAGAAAGTCTAGCAGTTTAATCGGAGATTTCTACCTGCACTTatccaaaaaaatcctagataaaaaggagtttctgaaaaaaaaaaataattcaaaattgctTTAGAATTTCTAAGCAACATTTTATGATATCCAACAATTTTCTTCTCTGGGTCTGATCCTAATGTAGGTATCTCTAGAAAATTTTCCGGTAGAATTCTTTGTGGGATcgtgaaaaatattttacatatattgctAGGAAAATTGTAGcattagtttttgaaaaacttctacCAGAAATTATGCAAGAACTCTTAAGTCTTAATCAAACAtagaataaaataaattcttgaGGAACTTTTTAAGGATAATCAGCAGAACTTCAAGGAAATTACTAGATGAGACTTTTGAACAAACTTTAGATGTAACCATTGAGATTattataaacaaattcttaCATTAACATCTGTAGAACTTTTTAGAAACTTGTCGTGAATGCATACAGTAAGATAATAATTATAAGGGGAAAACCTTTTAGAAATTCAACTTCGCGTAGAGAATGCCAGAAATATTGTCTGGAGAAGTTAATGAACTGATActttaaaatattctaaataatttTCCGAAAGAATATCTTTAATAATTCTTAATATATAGAAGCCACTTTAAAATAAATCCTGATGGTAGTTCTTGGGAAATTCTTGCACAGAGAAATGCGAATTTCATGGCATCATGAAGAAACTGCATCGCTGATATGTTGCTAAAGAtgaattccttgtggaatttttggaaacattGGATAataattctcggagaaattcattaaaaaattcgaaatttccaagaaaaaatgGGAATCTTTCTGCAATGCTTTTTTAAGCTCTTGCAGAAAGCTttaggcctattcacaagacgtttcaaatcagctgaccgcaaagctctttgacagttcttttatggaaatgacagcgtgttagcaccggttctccaccgatgtaaacaaatgcaatgtccgacctgtcacatgaaaaggcctttAGTCCAAGAGTTAGAACGTGACAGCACTATTGCAGATccagtgacccatttcagaatggctggagagacacgtctATTCAGAAATCACTTTCACTAACAATATGCCCCGCATGTGTGCATTATCGTTATCAAATGATAATGATAAATcaaatgataatgataatacaaacacacTTCTAAATCCAAAGATATGCTCTTTGgaactggcacgtatttagttttttAAGATAACAATAAAGATCGGAACAATTTCACCAACACTgataaaaatacttaaattccaatgtagtgtaaactgagccatagagtaaaaataaaccaaattcatctattgttacagctTTTCGTTTAGTTTTCAACCATAGATGCTTGAattttacatgatcgtgtatatttaaagtgcatttgattgaaaaacaagcgatttatcgttgacatttcagtttattttgatgctccataTATGTGcaagaaaataaacttaaattaatAACATATTTGTAGCTGTGAAATTTATCCACGACGCCTACGACGCTGTCTACCCAACTATTGGAAGCACTTTCTTCACCTTTCCaccacggtagacacaacaaggtaggctattcccacgtgtaaacaacggttttcaatcaaaacatgtgtcgtcattcctatcgtcaagcatgaggcttacaggatagtaaaagagagcaagccttgctttcctttgcactcgttcgagtttgcgataggaatgacgttactgccaaatgtcatttttcggagtataggccttttcatgtgacagatccgtctatgcatatgtttacatcggtggaggaccgatgctaacacgggcctgtcattttcatagaagaactgtcaaagtgcttcccgatcagctggtttgagacgtcatgtgaataggcctataatACCTTGCTCCTTTTTATCGTGCCTTTCCACGTAGTATACAGACACTCGGTCATCACTAACCCACACGTCCAAACGGTATTACTGTGCAACTATTTCTCGGAAAACAACGAGACATACATCAATCGTGATACACAATTTGTCTCAAAGCATTAAACATTGTGAAACATGCTTCGGATCCGGGTGGCATAGTACCATCCAAACCACCTACCGCAATCGCATATTAAAACttgaaaatcatttttacatCAACACAAGACACTACCGATCACCAAAAATCTGACTGATTGGAAATcaaggtgtgtgcattttactctgtagccagagtaaggtgTCATCACTTGGCGAAAGTGGCTAGGagcagggtgggtgtacggctgtcaactacaaacaaagctcgcctaacaatcatctcttggccgtgtagttccggcgtccagaatagaactacggacaacccgttccggtggtaagagtccaccaaacggggtaaccccaattcaaggtgtgatgcgaaaaaccgtgctgaggaatgaatggtcgaaggggtgaaaaagatgttcggccattaacggagcctgtggggcacctgggcacccctcacagtattttgtcccttaccgcgttaatgcagggctctggcgtggtggacctcttttcccgtgctactcgtgggattcaaaaatgagtacaatatcaaatcaaaacaatagtagtagtgcaggtagtagcagtagtagggaagcgaaccccttcgcaagaagtgggctagctagatctccgttgaggagagtagaagcaggaggaggcagcagtgcacgtagtgccagtgctggaacccatatttcatccccggctaatgcatcgggtgaagttatggatggagcgtggttgatgagggccatcaataaaagtagagatgggctctctgcgatggaagtggctgcacagcagctcgactccataattgactttgcgtcctcgaagtctaacatcagcaaggacctcaagcaggccttgcttagacttcgtaagtcaatgttggcggccaagcagaaccatgctgaacccatggtgactgtggctgcggcagaacccgtggaattgaaggtgccgaagtctacccagacggaacccttcgttttcgcgggcagccccaaaagcgtggaagcgaatgcttacagcaagcaatcgcagaagcgcgcgaggcagccgtcaggggaggagctacccggcggcgctcgtaaggccaggcggatactgaccccgaaaaccggcagaagtgccggaaaatcggaccccagccaggcgtcccggaaagccgagaagggtgggcccgaaaaggctggcccctcacggagtgatgggaacagggggttgcgacctttgagaggtcctccatcaccacaggtcagggcggagcaggggggggacgccccctggacaaccgtagtgaggaagaagaagaagaagaaacaggagaatcaggagcgcagggataccagacctaagaaaggtaggagggtaggtgccaagcgcgaaaagggtgatgcgatcatcatcaagacggaagagtccaagtactcggaagtcctgaaggcgatgcgcagtgacgcgaagcttgcggatctaggagccgacgtacgcagtgtcagacgcactcgtacaggtgaaatgatcctcgagcttaagcgcgacaaggagcgcaagggcgccgcctacaaaagtttggcggaagaggtccttggcgctggtgttgaagtgagggctctgacgcagtcagtgactctgaaggtgatgaaccttgacgagatcactaacgcagaagagctcgtcacggcactgcggcaacagtgcgaagtgcaggtgcccaccaccgccgttcagctacggaaaggtccggcaggtactcaggtggctttagtacacctacctgtggcagacgcaaataagtccgctaaggtaggtaagatcaaggttggttggtcagtatgttcactgaacatacatgagcaaccagtgatctgctttaggtgcagggaacctggacacaagtcctggggctgtaaaggccctgataggactaagttgtgcaggcgttgtggtgaggaaggtcataaggcactaggct is a genomic window containing:
- the LOC5564154 gene encoding uncharacterized protein LOC5564154 isoform X1, with translation MDKLELEIRREIDELNTSVSLIDRLDSTDTMDDEKQEQLLSSTRAVFDNVNSSHAKNSLTDSQISIISKHDGYPDSGHFYATPLTPTTDSSGECCDKLGTTCTSMSDGDRTLMTDSSGMMRVTSDTSTKDTKAETSTNFTESSKSNIKQKKKKDSKGDKKAAAAAAAKQKKAAAAAAAGNKPAGVDQYSPNNGGNSSLVSFLFPPGSPHLKKKSLPSTVVLGVLQLIFSVTLAALGGLVLARNASLAMAGTGLWCGAISGIAGSLGLMNVKMAKTGFLAVNLICVASSTLGLALTGIGAVRDANLAQQDESVWVAVTAGSGLLMALALHFLVSVFSVYYSALKLCSRPSQKSQLIENVINSSSPGSQAFMSQQKVEDYINSLQVDPSIKDMMYQSMLKRGYGSVYGEKHRTDTFSNGTGAGSRPVMLVPACAGNGISQMMQMYPSPPPNAGGPPMMYPPNLMPPGVPQYPPMYPDTALLEAHIARVNRKRSMRSSSETEPTSEDQEERGHRHRHHHNQEKTFTYTGLDRDIADSYLAKEEEKLNSSSIVSTTAGGAGGTETLNRHSGKEGAERATSPPLTYHHDLMLIDHRHHFERYQDVHM
- the LOC5564154 gene encoding uncharacterized protein LOC5564154 isoform X2; amino-acid sequence: MDKLELEIRREIDELNTSVSLIDRLDSTDTMDDEKQEQLLSSTRAVFDNVNSSHAKNSLTDSQISIISKHDGYPDSGHFYATPLTPTTDSSGECCDKLGTTCTSMSDGDRTLMTDSSGMMRVTSDTSTKDTKAETSTNFTESSKSNIKQKKKKDSKGDKKAAAAAAAKQKKAAAAAAAGSPHLKKKSLPSTVVLGVLQLIFSVTLAALGGLVLARNASLAMAGTGLWCGAISGIAGSLGLMNVKMAKTGFLAVNLICVASSTLGLALTGIGAVRDANLAQQDESVWVAVTAGSGLLMALALHFLVSVFSVYYSALKLCSRPSQKSQLIENVINSSSPGSQAFMSQQKVEDYINSLQVDPSIKDMMYQSMLKRGYGSVYGEKHRTDTFSNGTGAGSRPVMLVPACAGNGISQMMQMYPSPPPNAGGPPMMYPPNLMPPGVPQYPPMYPDTALLEAHIARVNRKRSMRSSSETEPTSEDQEERGHRHRHHHNQEKTFTYTGLDRDIADSYLAKEEEKLNSSSIVSTTAGGAGGTETLNRHSGKEGAERATSPPLTYHHDLMLIDHRHHFERYQDVHM